From Acropora muricata isolate sample 2 chromosome 14, ASM3666990v1, whole genome shotgun sequence, one genomic window encodes:
- the LOC136898910 gene encoding proto-oncogene tyrosine-protein kinase receptor Ret-like has protein sequence MDKVYINMQEYNGTKVTQLRPGSVIIFFILYFKTAVTTEKGIDNLRVAISANNTFGDLQAKDLVLQSEDSTTSTTTTETKCTCSDNETTLLVIIGFLGVVIFVLIAVITWQQRKLRAIGNKRPYEVPEERDAGCYEGDILMKDVNPAHLREKNSTQQQIPDELAYMPLQGISPTGQGSISPVSPAPNVEYAPLLDMRTRSWEVERNNVKVERIIGKGAFGQVAKGTAKKLPLRSGATVVAIKMVKANARESDKRDLKSELELMKTLKPHPHVIKLLGCVTESEPLLVLIEYIPYGDLLGYLRKSRGLNDTYYEDQDIKPKTSLTSQQLVKFAWQIADGMSYLSLRKVVHRDLAARNVLVGEKETCKITDFGMARDVQEENIYERKTKGRLPVKWTAYESLLYGQYTTKSDVWSYGVVLYEISTIGGPPYPRMEGRKIANLLQQGYRMPKPEHVDDDLYQIMMNCWQSEPEARPSFSDLTQQLKRMENQHKRLINMHIYDNALYANLEDLNA, from the exons ATGGACAAAGTATACATTAATATGCAAGAATACAACGGGACTAAAGTAACACAGTTGAG GCCTGGGAGTGTAATTATATTCTTCATCCTTTACTTTAAAACTGCTGTGACCACAGAGAAGGGAATTGATAACCTGAGGGTTGCTATCTCGGCCAATAACACTTTTGGTGACTTGCAAGCCAAAGATTTGGTCCTTCAGTCAGAAGATAGTACCACGTCCACTACAACGACAG AAACCAAATGCACTTGCTCTGATAATGAGACCACATTGTTGGTCATCATAGGATTTCTTGGAGTAGTCATCTTTGTTCTTATTGCAGTTATTACCTGGCAACAACGAAAGTTAA GAGCGATTGGAAACAAAAG ACCATATGAGGTTCCGGAGGAAAGGGATGCTGGATGTTATGAA GGCGACATTCTAATGAAAGATGTGAATCCCGCTCACCTTCGAGAAAAGAATTCCACACAACAGCAGATCCCCGATGAACTGGCATATATGCCTTTACAGGGTATCTCTCCAACTGGACAAGGGTCTATTAGCCCTGTAAGCCCTGCTCCAAATGTTGAATATGCACCCCTGCTGGATATGAGAACACGTTCATGGGAAGTAGAGAGGAACAACGTGAAAGTAGAGAGGATCATTGGTAAGGGTGCTTTTGGTCAGGTTGCCAAGGGAACGGCAAAGAAACTTCCTTTGAGGTCTGGAGCAACAGTTGTGGCCATTAAAATGGTGAAAG CGAATGCTCGTGAATCAGACAAGCGAGACTTGAAATCAGAACTTGAGCTGATGAAGACTCTCAAGCCACATCCACATGTCATCAAACTGTTGGGATGTGTCACTGAATCTG AGCCCTTGTTAGTGTTGATCGAGTATATCCCGTATGGTGATCTCCTTGGTTACCTCAGGAAGAGCCGTGGGTTGAATGATACTTACTACGAAGACCAGGATATCAAGCCCAAAACCAGTCTGACGTCACAACAGCTAGTGAAATTTGCTTGGCAAATCGCTGACGGAATGAGCTACTTATCTTTGAGAAAG GTCGTTCACCGGGATCTTGCTGCGCGTAATGTTCTGGTTGGAGAAAAAGAAACCTGTAAAATAACTGACTTTGGAATGGCTAGAGATGTTCAAGAGGAAAATATCTACGAAAGAAAGACGAAG GGTCGTCTGCCGGTGAAGTGGACAGCATATGAATCTCTGTTGTATGGacaatacacaacaaaaagtgaTGT TTGGAGTTATGGAGTTGTTCTTTACGAAATTTCTACGATAG gtGGTCCACCATATCCACGGATGGAGGGTAGGAAAATTGCAAACTTGCTTCAGCAAGGATACAGGATGCCGAAACCAGAGCACGTTGACGATGACTT GTATCAAATCATGATGAATTGTTGGCAAAGTGAACCAGAAGCCAGACCATCATTCAGCGATTTAACACAGCAGCTTAAACGCATGGAAAACCAGCACAAG aggTTGATCAATATGCATATCTACGACAACGCTCTGTACGCGAACCTCGAGGATTTGAACGCATGA